In the genome of Caulobacter flavus, the window GGGGCGTCACGCCCAGCGCCCCCGCCTACGATCCGACGATCGTCTCCCGCCGCGTCGCCGCCCTGGGCGAGCTGACCCGCCTGATCACCGCCGCGGCCGACAGGCCGTCGGCCGCCTGACGAGGACCCGATGGCAGATTCCCTGCGCGCCCGTGTGGGACGCATCGTCAGCGGCGGGGCCCACGCCCTGATCGACGCCCTGGAAGAGGTGATGCCCGACGCCCTGGGCCAGCAGGCCCTGCGTGAGGTCGACCAGGCCGTCGACGAGGTGCGCGCCGAGCTTGGCCGCGCCATCGCCGCCCGCCACCTGGCCGCCAAGCGCCTGACCGAGCAGTCCAGCCGCCACGACGACCTCTCGGCCCAGATCGATCTCGCCCTGTCGCAGGACCGCGAGGACCTGATCCGCGCGGCGCTGGAGCACCAGCTGGACATCGAGGCCCAGATCCCGGTTCTGGAGACCGCCGTCGCCGACGCCGCCCAGCGCCAGGGCGAGCTGGAAGGCTACCTGGCCGCCCTGCAGGCCACCCGCCGCGAGATGGCCGAGGACCTGACCGACCTGTCGGCCGCCCGCGCCAAGGCCCCGCAGCCGCCCGCCGACGCCGACCTGGCGCGCGGGGCCAAGCTGTCGGAACTGGAACGCCTGGCCCGCGGCCACCGGGTGGAGGAGCGCCTGGCCGCCCTCCGCGCCGGCCGGTCCGGAGGCTGAGCCGATGTGGGGTTTCCTCTCGGCCGACGGCAACACGATCTTCCTGGCCGCCCTGCTGCTGATGCTGCTGATCGGCGCGGTCGAGGCTGCGGGCCTCGGCGCGGGCCTGGGTCACGACGGGCTGGACGGTCACGACCTGGACCATCCCTCGCTGCTGGGCTGGCTGAACGTCGGCCGCCTGCCGCTGCTGATGGTGATCGTGGTCTTCCTGTTCGCCTTCGGGGTGACGGGCCTCGTCCTGCAGCAACTGATCGCCGGCGTGTTCCGACACCCGGCCCCGGCCTGGATCGCCGGGCCGCTGGCCGCCGCCGTCGCCCTGCCCTTCACCCGCGTGCTGGGCGGCCTGCTGGCCCGCATCCTGCCCGGCGACGAGACCACCGCCGTCTCGCGCGAGACCCTGGTCGGCCGCGTGGCCGTGGTGGTCACCGGCGCGGCCAGGGTCGGCTCGCCGGCCCAGGCCCGGGTGCGCGACGCCCACGGCCAGACCCACTACGTGATGGTCGAGCCCGACGACGAGGGCGAGGTCTTCGAGCAGGGGACCAGCGTCATCATCGTGCGCAACGCCGGCGCCCGGTTCCTGGCCATCCGCAACGAGAGCGAGGCGCTGCTGTGACGCCCGCCTTCGCCTTTCTTCTCTTCTCTCTTTTCCGCTTTTCCAAACTTCGGGGGTAAATCCGCATGCCTGCCCTGCTCGAGATCGCCGCCATCGCCGGCGGAAGCCTCGTTGGCCTTCTCATCCTCGGCCTGATCCTGGCCCGTCTCTACAAGCGCGCCTCCAAGGAGACCTCCTTCGTCCGCACCGGCTTCGGCGGCGAGAAGGTGGTCATGAACGGCGGCGCGCTGATCCTGCCGGTGTTCCACGAGACCATTCCGGTCAACATGAACACCCTGCGCCTGGCCGTCTCGCGCAACAACGAGCAGGCCCTGATCACCAAGGACCGCATGCGCGTCGACGTGCTGGCCGAGTTCTATGTTCGCGTTCAGCCCAGCTCCGAGGCCATCGCCAGCGCCGCCCAGACCCTGGGCCAGCGCACCATGCATCCCGAGCAGCTGAAGGAACTGGTCGAGGGCAAGTTCGTCGACGCCCTGCGCTCGGTGGCCGCCGAGCTGACCATGACCGAGCTGCACGAGCAGCGCACCCACTTCGTCCAGAAGGTGCAGCAGGTGTCTTCGGAAGACCTGCTGAAGAACGGCCTGGAGCTGGAGACCGTGTCGCTGACCGGCCTCGACCAGACCGCCATGGAGTACTTCAACCCGTCGAACGCCTTCGACGCCGAGGGCCTGACGCGGCTGACCGAGGAGATCGAGCTGCGCAAGAAGCTGCGCAACGACATCGAGCAGGACACCCAGGTGCAGATTCGCACCAAGAACCTGGAGGCCCAGCGCCAGACCCTGCAGATCACCCGCGACGAGGAATACGCCAAGCTCGAGCAGGAGCGTGAACTGGCCACCCGCCGCGCCGAGCAGTCGGCCGAGGTCGCCCGCCAGCAGGCCGAGAAGACGCAGGAGGCCGAACAGGCCAAGATCGCCAGCGAGCAGCAGATCGAGCAGGCCAAGATCACCGCCGACCGCGCGGTGGCCCAGCAGCGCATCGCCATGGAGCAGGAACTGGGCGAGCGCGAGATCGCCAAGGAACGCGCCGTCGAGACCCAGACCATCGAGAAGGCCAAGGCCATCGAGCTGTCGGAGCAGGATCGCGCCATCGCCGTGGCCGAGAAGTCGCGCGCCCAGTCCGAGGCCCAGGCCGACGCCGACAAGGCCCTGGCCCACGCCGTCGCCGCCGAGGAACAGGTCAAGACCGTCCGCGAACGCGAAGCCGCCGACCGCCAGAAGATCATCGAGCTGATCGAGGCCACCAAGGAGGCCGAGCGCGAGGCCATCGCCGTCAAGGTGGCCGCCGAGGCCGAGAAGACCGCCGCCGCCGACCGGGCCGAGGCGCTTCGCGAGGAAGCCAAGGGCGCGGCCGACAAGACGCGCATCGAGGCCGAGGCCTCGGCCGAAGCCGTCCGCATGGCCGCCGAGGCCGACCGCGTGCGCTACAATGTCGACGCCTCGGGCCAGGAAGCCCTCAACAAGGCCGCCAACCTGCTGTCGGCCGACCAGGTGGCCATGGCCATCCGCATCAAGCTGATCGAGAACCTCGACCGCATCATCGCCGAGTCCGTCAAGCCGCTGGAATCGATCGACTCGATCCGCATCGTCCAGGTCGACGGCCTGAACGGCGCGACGGGCGGCGCCCCGGCCAACGACGCGGGCGGCAATGGCGGCGGCGGCAACCTGGCCGACCAGGTGGTCAGCGGCGCCCTGCGCTACCGCGCTCAAGCCCCGCTGCTCGACCAGCTGATGGCCGAGGTGGGCCTCAACGGCGGCGCGCTCTCGGGCCTGACCGCGCCCCTGGCCGACGTCGCGCCGTCCGTGACCGTGGTGGACGAGGCGCCCGCCCAGCGCCGCGCCAAGAAGGCCAAGCCGGCCGCGATCGCCGCGCCGGTGGCGGTCGAAGCCGACGACGAGAATGAGGACGAGGAGGCGTAAGCGCCTCGCCTGCTGAATGCTGGAAGCCATCGCCTGGAGACCGGCGATGGCTTTCTTCCTGCCCCCTTTGCGCCGTCATCCCCGATAGCGGCTCCGCCGTTTCCGGGATGACGAACGAGGGAGGAGCGCCTCAGATCCGGTTGTACGGATAGCGGTCCCGGATCATCCGCTGGAAGAACCGCCCCTTGGAGCGGGACCGCGTGAAGGCCGCCGTCACGCGCTCGGGCACGCCGACATAGACGTACTCGTCGCCGTCGATGAAGGTGACGATCAGCTTGCCGTGTTCGGGTTCGTAGTCGATCGCCCGGATGGCGGTGGAGTCGACGAGCATTCGCGAGACCTTTCTTCGGAAAGGGTTCGGACGAGGGTCTACGAAGCTTAGAAGCGCATGGGCCGGGCGGGCGGTTCCGACCATCGGCGTCACGGCTTTGAGCTTGGCGCGTGAATAAGCTTAAGCTCGCCGGACGCGGCCGTCCTTGCGCCGCATCAAAGGTTCGGGGAGGACCACCAAGCCCATGCAAACCCACGCCCTGGTCGCCATCGTCACCTTGGTCGCCCTGCTCTGCTACGTCTGGATGACGCTGCGGGTGGGCGGCGCCCGCCGGCGCACCAAGATCGACGCCCCGGCCATGACCGGCCACCCGGACCTGGAGCGCGCCATCCGCGTGCAAGCCAACACCCTGGAATGGCTGGTGATCTTCCTGCCGTCGCTGTGGCTGTTCGCGATCTACTGGAACGACCTTTTCGCCGCCGCCGTCGGCGCGGTGTGGATCGTCGGGCGGATCGTCTACGCCCTCGGCTACAGCGCCGACGCCAAGAAGCGCTTCGCCGGCTTCGGCATCCAGGCCCTGGCGACTTTCGTCCTGCTGCTGGGCGCGCTTGGCCGCGCGGTCTGGGTGGCGGCGACGGTGGGGCTGTAGAGAGGACCTTCAAGGCAGCCGCCGACCAGAAAGGCTCGTCGTCCCGGAAAGCCCGCAGGGCTTATCCGGGACCCAGGGGACCGGGCTCCACGACTAGGCTCGCCCTTGGTGTTGGCCGATACGATGCGGCGGCCCCTGGGTCCCGGCTCTCCCGCCCGCCTTCGCGGGCGTACGGCCGGGATGACGAGCTTTGTCTTGGCAGGAAGAAGGCCTATAGCCCCGCCCATGGTCCTGCTCGTCGATCCCGCCCGCTACAGCGCCTTCCTGGCGGCCATGTTCGTGATGGCCATCACGCCGGGACCGGCCAACCTGTTCGCCATCGCCACCGGCATGGAGAAGGGCAAGGGCGCGGCGTTGCTGGGCGTGGTGGGGATGAACACCGCGAGCCTCGTGTGGTTCGTGTTCGCGGCGCTGGGCCTGGGCGCGCTGATCGCCGCCTTCCCGGCCGCCTTCCACGTTCTGGCCCTGGCAGGGGCGGCCTACCTGGTCTGGCTGGGCGTCAAGTCGATCCGCGGCGCGCTGAAGCCCGCGAACGCCGAGGGCCAGGCCCTGGCCGGGGTGAAGATGTCGTCCACCCGCTCGGCCTTCCGCGACGGCTTCGCCGTGCAGATCGCCAACCCCAAGATCCTGCTGTTCTTCGGCGCGGTGCTGCCGCCGTTCATCGACGTGCAGCGCCCGCTGGTCCCGCAGCTGGTGATGTTCGCCGCCGCCACCATCGGCATGGACCTGATCAGCATGAGCGCCTACGGCCTGGGCGGCGCGGCCCTGGCCTCGCGGATGAACGAGCCCGGCTTCCGCAAGGGTTTCGGGATCGTGGTCGGAATCCTGCTGATCACCGCCGCCGGCCTGATCGTGGCCCGGGGCTAGAGTCGGCCAGCAATCTCTTTTACATCGCGGCAACGTGTTCGCCTTGGCGAAACCGTAAAGCTCCGCCATCCATTGTGGTACGGGAGTAACGAGTCGTCGCAAAGGAGCGCGCCATGTCCCATAAGAAGGCCAAATGGCTCGCGATCGCGGCGGTCGCCGCCGCGCTCAGCGCCTGCGCCACCGCCACGCCGTACCAGCCGGCCATCCCCGGCCAGAAGGCCTCGGGCGGCTTCACCGAAATGCGCCTCGAGGGCGACCGCTACCGGGTCGGCTTCGCGGGCAACAGCCTGACCAGCCGCGAGACCGTCGAGCGCTATCTGCTGTACCGCGCCGCCGAGGTGACGGTCGAGCAGGGCTACGACTGGTTTGAGACCGCCGACCGCCGCACCGACCGCACGGCCCGCACGGTAATCGACGAGGATCCGTTCATGCGGCCGGGCTTCGGCTACGGCTATCCATACGGCTACTGGCGTCCGTCCTGGCGCTACTACGGCCCCCGCTACGGCGGCTGGCGCGCCTGGGACCCGTTCTGGGGCGACCCCTTCTTCGCCAACCGCGCCGAGGTGCGGACGATCGAGAAGTTCGAGGCCAGCACCGAGATCGTCCTGCACAAGGGCGCCAAGCCCTCGGGCGATCCGCGCGCCTACGACGCCCGCGAGATCATCAAGAACCTCGAACCGACCATCCAGAGGCCGGCTCCGGGTCAGTAGAAACGACAAAGGCCCTCTCCAGCGGAGAGGGCCTTTTCTCTTGATCCTCCCCAACAGGGGGAGGTTCCTCCTCGGTCGCTCCGCGCCAGCCTAAGCCGCGCAGGCCTCGAAGCCCTTCTTCAGCTCGGCCTCGTCGAGGTCGCGGCCGATGAAGACCATGCGGCTGTAGCGGTTGTCCTTGTCGGTCCACGGGCGCTGGAAGTCGCCTTCCAGGATCATGTGCACGGCCTGGAACACCAGGCGGCGCTCCTCGCCCTTCACGTCGATGATGCCCTTGGCGCGCAGGATGTCGACACCCTTGGCGGCCAGCAGCTCGTTGAGCCAGGCGGTGATCTTCTGGCCGTCGACCGGACGGTCGAGGGTCAGCGAGATCCCCTTCACCCCGTCGTCGTGGATATCGCTCTTGTGGTCGTGGCCATGGTGGTGATGGCCGTGATCATGACCGCAGTGCTCGTCGTGCACGTGGTCATGGTCGTGATGATGGTGGTCGTGGCCGCAGTGCTCGTCGTGGACGTGGCCCGGCTCGCCGTGGGCCGGGTTGAGGAAGTCCGGCTCCAGCTCGGTGATCCGCTCCAGGTCGAAGCTGTGCTTGCCGATGATCGCGGTCAGCGGGACGTCCGAGCGCTGGGCGCGGTGGATCGGGGCCAGTGGGTTGATCTTGCGGATCCGGGCCTCGACGTGGCGCAAGTCGTCCTCGCCCACGAGGTCGGTCTTGTTGAGCACGATCTGGTCGGCGAAGGCGATCTGCTCGACGGCTTCCTTGCTGTCGGAGAGGCGCAGCATGATGTGCTTGGCGTCCACCAGGGCGGTCACCGAGTCCAGATAGGTGCGGGCCTTGACGTCCTCGTCGACGAAGAAGGTCTGGGCCACCGGACCCGGATCGGCCAGGCCCGTGGTCTCGACGACGATGGCGTCGAAGCCGCCCTTGCGCTTCATCAGACCCGAGAGCACCCGGATCAGGTCGCCGCGCACCGTGCAGCAGACGCAGCCGTTGTTCATCTCGAACACTTCCTCGTCGGCGCCGACCACCAGGTCGTTGTCGATGCCGACCTCGCCGAACTCGTTGACGATCACGGCGTAGCGCTTGCCGTGCTCCTCGGTCAGGATGCGGTTGAGCAGCGTGGTCTTGCCGGCGCCGAGATAGCCGGTCAGCACGGTGACGGGGATCTTGCCGGGAGCGGGAGCGGTCTGGGTCATGGCGGGTATTTAGGGCCGCGAGCGACGAAGCGAAAGCGGGGGATGAAACGACCGCCCCCACCTCCCGTCATTCCCGCCACAAGGGCGGGAATGACGGGAGTTTAGAAAGACGCCCGCCTTACGTCTTCAGGAAGGCCACCGCCAGGCCGACCAGCACCAGGGCGGCTCCCAGGATGGTTTCCTCGTAGCGCTCCAGCCAGTCGAGGTTCAGGCGGCGCACGCCGGCCAGGGAAAGGCCAGTGAACAGCAGCATGCCCGCCGCCGTCGCCGTCAGCAGCACCAGGCTGAGCAGCAGGAACGCGCCCCAGCCGTGCTTCATCCCGGCCAGGTAATAAGGAAGGAAGGCCTCGCACGGCGACAGGGTCAGCAGCACCACCAGGGCGGTGATCGCCGCCCGGTCGGAGGCGTAGGTCCGCCGGCCGGCCTCGGGCATGGCGTGGCTGTGGCGCCCCCGCACGATATAGAAGAGGCCGACCGCCACCATCAGCCCGCCGACGATCCAGTGGAACAGGTGGCCAAGGCGCGGCTCCAGCGCCAGGCCCGCCACCACCAGCACGAGGCCCAGCAGGATGGTCAGGGCCACGTGCCCCAGGCCCGCCAGCAGGGTCACGCCCAAGGTGCGTC includes:
- a CDS encoding KTSC domain-containing protein translates to MLVDSTAIRAIDYEPEHGKLIVTFIDGDEYVYVGVPERVTAAFTRSRSKGRFFQRMIRDRYPYNRI
- a CDS encoding YqiJ family protein, which produces MWGFLSADGNTIFLAALLLMLLIGAVEAAGLGAGLGHDGLDGHDLDHPSLLGWLNVGRLPLLMVIVVFLFAFGVTGLVLQQLIAGVFRHPAPAWIAGPLAAAVALPFTRVLGGLLARILPGDETTAVSRETLVGRVAVVVTGAARVGSPAQARVRDAHGQTHYVMVEPDDEGEVFEQGTSVIIVRNAGARFLAIRNESEALL
- a CDS encoding PspA/IM30 family protein, which produces MADSLRARVGRIVSGGAHALIDALEEVMPDALGQQALREVDQAVDEVRAELGRAIAARHLAAKRLTEQSSRHDDLSAQIDLALSQDREDLIRAALEHQLDIEAQIPVLETAVADAAQRQGELEGYLAALQATRREMAEDLTDLSAARAKAPQPPADADLARGAKLSELERLARGHRVEERLAALRAGRSGG
- a CDS encoding MAPEG family protein; translation: MQTHALVAIVTLVALLCYVWMTLRVGGARRRTKIDAPAMTGHPDLERAIRVQANTLEWLVIFLPSLWLFAIYWNDLFAAAVGAVWIVGRIVYALGYSADAKKRFAGFGIQALATFVLLLGALGRAVWVAATVGL
- a CDS encoding LysE family translocator translates to MVLLVDPARYSAFLAAMFVMAITPGPANLFAIATGMEKGKGAALLGVVGMNTASLVWFVFAALGLGALIAAFPAAFHVLALAGAAYLVWLGVKSIRGALKPANAEGQALAGVKMSSTRSAFRDGFAVQIANPKILLFFGAVLPPFIDVQRPLVPQLVMFAAATIGMDLISMSAYGLGGAALASRMNEPGFRKGFGIVVGILLITAAGLIVARG
- a CDS encoding CobW family GTP-binding protein — encoded protein: MTQTAPAPGKIPVTVLTGYLGAGKTTLLNRILTEEHGKRYAVIVNEFGEVGIDNDLVVGADEEVFEMNNGCVCCTVRGDLIRVLSGLMKRKGGFDAIVVETTGLADPGPVAQTFFVDEDVKARTYLDSVTALVDAKHIMLRLSDSKEAVEQIAFADQIVLNKTDLVGEDDLRHVEARIRKINPLAPIHRAQRSDVPLTAIIGKHSFDLERITELEPDFLNPAHGEPGHVHDEHCGHDHHHHDHDHVHDEHCGHDHGHHHHGHDHKSDIHDDGVKGISLTLDRPVDGQKITAWLNELLAAKGVDILRAKGIIDVKGEERRLVFQAVHMILEGDFQRPWTDKDNRYSRMVFIGRDLDEAELKKGFEACAA
- a CDS encoding flotillin family protein; its protein translation is MPALLEIAAIAGGSLVGLLILGLILARLYKRASKETSFVRTGFGGEKVVMNGGALILPVFHETIPVNMNTLRLAVSRNNEQALITKDRMRVDVLAEFYVRVQPSSEAIASAAQTLGQRTMHPEQLKELVEGKFVDALRSVAAELTMTELHEQRTHFVQKVQQVSSEDLLKNGLELETVSLTGLDQTAMEYFNPSNAFDAEGLTRLTEEIELRKKLRNDIEQDTQVQIRTKNLEAQRQTLQITRDEEYAKLEQERELATRRAEQSAEVARQQAEKTQEAEQAKIASEQQIEQAKITADRAVAQQRIAMEQELGEREIAKERAVETQTIEKAKAIELSEQDRAIAVAEKSRAQSEAQADADKALAHAVAAEEQVKTVREREAADRQKIIELIEATKEAEREAIAVKVAAEAEKTAAADRAEALREEAKGAADKTRIEAEASAEAVRMAAEADRVRYNVDASGQEALNKAANLLSADQVAMAIRIKLIENLDRIIAESVKPLESIDSIRIVQVDGLNGATGGAPANDAGGNGGGGNLADQVVSGALRYRAQAPLLDQLMAEVGLNGGALSGLTAPLADVAPSVTVVDEAPAQRRAKKAKPAAIAAPVAVEADDENEDEEA
- a CDS encoding CC0125/CC1285 family lipoprotein, with the protein product MSHKKAKWLAIAAVAAALSACATATPYQPAIPGQKASGGFTEMRLEGDRYRVGFAGNSLTSRETVERYLLYRAAEVTVEQGYDWFETADRRTDRTARTVIDEDPFMRPGFGYGYPYGYWRPSWRYYGPRYGGWRAWDPFWGDPFFANRAEVRTIEKFEASTEIVLHKGAKPSGDPRAYDAREIIKNLEPTIQRPAPGQ